A genomic region of Acidimicrobiales bacterium contains the following coding sequences:
- the cysS gene encoding cysteine--tRNA ligase, which yields MLHLHDTATGTVRPLELRRPGEVAMYVCGVTVSDVPHVGHGRFTLVWDVLRRYLEWTGLEVRYVSNVTDVDDKIIARAEREGRSPESVALEFEEAWYRTMDRLGVRRPDDDPHATAYIDRMVELVGELVARGSAYETDDGVYLSVSEVPGYGLLARQDLDSLRSGARIDVDEAKRSPLDFAVWKKAKPGEPSWPSPWGPGRPGWHTECVVMSLDLLGDGFELHGGGLDLAFPHHENERAQAVAVGREFARLWVHNGLVTASGGEKMGKSLGNTTDLATLLRQHDPRAYRLLVLRAHYRTPLTVTDTEMADASAALKRLDTVVRRAAESGLPEGEAEVEVIERFRGFMDADLNSPPAMGLLFEQVRRANTTLDTDDDDSAAAALANIRAITAAVGIELAEAASALPDDVVATARRRDEARAAKDWAGADAARDALMASGYVVEDTPDGTRVRRA from the coding sequence GTGCTGCACCTCCACGACACCGCCACCGGGACCGTGCGTCCCCTCGAGCTCCGCCGCCCCGGCGAGGTGGCGATGTACGTCTGCGGCGTCACCGTCTCCGACGTCCCCCACGTGGGCCACGGGCGCTTCACCCTGGTGTGGGACGTCCTGCGTCGCTACCTCGAGTGGACCGGGCTGGAGGTCCGCTATGTCTCGAACGTCACCGACGTGGACGACAAGATCATCGCCCGGGCCGAGCGCGAGGGACGCAGCCCGGAGTCGGTCGCCCTCGAGTTCGAGGAGGCCTGGTACCGCACCATGGACCGCCTCGGCGTTCGCCGGCCCGACGACGACCCCCACGCCACGGCCTACATCGACCGCATGGTCGAGCTGGTGGGCGAGCTGGTGGCGAGGGGATCGGCCTACGAGACCGACGACGGCGTCTACCTCTCGGTGTCCGAGGTGCCCGGCTACGGCCTCCTGGCCCGCCAGGACCTCGACTCGCTCCGCTCGGGCGCCCGCATCGACGTCGACGAGGCCAAGCGGTCACCCCTTGACTTCGCCGTCTGGAAGAAGGCCAAGCCCGGCGAGCCCTCGTGGCCGTCGCCCTGGGGCCCGGGGCGGCCCGGCTGGCACACCGAGTGCGTGGTCATGAGCCTCGACCTGCTGGGCGACGGCTTCGAGCTCCACGGCGGCGGCCTCGACCTCGCCTTCCCCCACCACGAGAACGAGCGAGCCCAAGCCGTGGCCGTCGGCCGCGAGTTCGCCCGGTTGTGGGTGCACAACGGCCTCGTCACCGCCAGCGGCGGCGAGAAGATGGGCAAGTCGCTGGGCAACACGACCGACCTCGCCACGCTCCTGCGACAGCACGACCCACGGGCCTACCGGCTCCTGGTCCTGCGGGCCCACTACCGCACGCCGCTGACGGTCACCGACACCGAGATGGCCGATGCCAGCGCTGCCCTCAAGCGCCTCGACACCGTCGTGCGGCGCGCCGCGGAGTCGGGCCTGCCGGAGGGCGAGGCCGAGGTCGAGGTCATCGAGCGCTTCCGCGGGTTCATGGACGCCGACCTCAACAGCCCACCCGCGATGGGCCTGCTCTTCGAGCAGGTCCGCCGGGCCAACACCACCCTCGACACCGACGACGACGACTCGGCGGCAGCGGCCCTGGCCAACATCCGGGCCATCACCGCGGCGGTGGGCATCGAGCTGGCCGAGGCTGCCTCCGCCCTCCCCGACGACGTGGTCGCCACCGCTCGTCGCCGGGACGAGGCCCGTGCCGCCAAGGACTGGGCCGGCGCCGACGCCGCGCGCGACGCGCTGATGGCCTCCGGCTACGTGGTCGAGGACACCCCCGACGGCACCCGCGTGCGGCGAGCCTGA
- the valS gene encoding valine--tRNA ligase: MTDVPAKPTLDGLEAKWSGRWEAEGTYRFDRTRTRDEIFSIDTPPPTVSGSLHMGSVFGYVQTDSIARYRRMRGMAVFYPMGWDDNGLPTERRVENYFGVRCDPAMAYDPDFRPPEAPDPKHAVHCSRPNFVELCLQLTTEDEQVFEDVWRQVGLSVDWALTYATIGERAQRASQRAFLRNLARGEAYATEAPTLWDVRFTAVAQADLEDREVSGAMHRYGFRSTTTGDPVLIETTRPELLPACVALVAHPDDGRYAHLVGTTVASPLFDVEVPFHAHPLAQPDKGTGVAMICTFGDLTDVTWWRELDLPVRSVVERTGRLKADPPDAITSEGGRASYAELAGKTTKQARARVVELLRDSGELVGEPTPITHAVKFYEKGDAPLEIVTSRQWYLRNGGRDAQLRQVMLERGAELTWHPSWMHQRYESWVEGLNGDWLISRQRFFGVPFPLWYPVTDDGAVDHDHPIVPDEAVLPVDPSTDVPPGYAEGQRGQPGGFVGDPDIMDTWATSSLTPQIATGWIDDPDLFERTFPMDMRPQGPDIIRTWLFSSVLRAHLEHNALAWSDASLNGWILDPDRKKMSKSKGNVVTPADVLERHGSDAVRYWAASARPGTDTALDEGQMKVGRRLAIKVLNASKFVLGLEGEGGPPDEGAPVTEALDQAVLVRLADLVDDATAAFESYDYARALERTETFFWSFCDDVLELVKGRAYGSLGDGPAASAQRALRLALSTQLRLLAPFLPFVTEEVWSWWREGSVHATSWPDAAELRALAGDGDPLVVEVAAAALGEVRKAKTEAKRSLRTDVTSAVVTDAPERIAALRRAEADVREAGRIADLSMVEGDTAGVEVTLVPEAEAG, encoded by the coding sequence ATGACCGACGTCCCCGCCAAGCCCACGCTCGACGGGCTCGAGGCGAAGTGGTCCGGCCGCTGGGAGGCCGAGGGCACCTATCGCTTCGACCGCACCCGGACGCGGGACGAGATCTTCTCGATCGACACGCCCCCGCCGACGGTCAGTGGGTCGCTGCACATGGGCTCGGTGTTCGGCTACGTCCAGACCGACAGCATCGCCCGCTACCGGCGCATGCGCGGCATGGCCGTCTTCTACCCGATGGGGTGGGACGACAACGGCCTGCCCACGGAGCGCAGGGTCGAGAACTACTTCGGGGTGCGCTGCGACCCTGCCATGGCCTACGACCCCGACTTCCGGCCGCCCGAGGCGCCCGACCCGAAGCACGCCGTGCACTGCTCCCGCCCCAACTTCGTGGAGCTGTGCCTGCAGCTGACCACCGAGGACGAGCAGGTCTTCGAGGACGTGTGGCGGCAGGTCGGCCTCAGCGTCGACTGGGCACTCACCTACGCGACCATCGGCGAGCGGGCCCAGCGCGCCAGCCAGCGGGCCTTCCTCCGAAACCTTGCCCGGGGCGAGGCCTACGCCACCGAGGCCCCCACCCTCTGGGACGTCCGGTTCACCGCGGTGGCCCAGGCCGACCTCGAGGACCGTGAGGTCAGCGGCGCCATGCACCGATACGGGTTCCGGTCCACGACCACCGGCGACCCCGTGCTCATCGAGACCACGCGCCCCGAGCTGCTGCCGGCGTGCGTCGCCCTCGTCGCCCACCCCGACGACGGCCGCTACGCCCACCTGGTCGGCACCACGGTCGCCTCGCCCCTCTTCGACGTCGAGGTGCCGTTCCACGCCCACCCGCTGGCCCAGCCCGACAAGGGCACGGGCGTGGCCATGATCTGCACCTTCGGCGACCTCACCGACGTCACCTGGTGGCGCGAGCTCGACCTGCCGGTCCGCAGCGTCGTCGAGCGCACCGGCCGCCTCAAGGCCGATCCGCCCGACGCCATCACCTCCGAGGGGGGCCGGGCCTCCTACGCCGAGCTGGCCGGCAAGACCACGAAGCAGGCACGTGCCCGCGTCGTCGAGCTGCTCCGTGACTCAGGTGAGCTCGTCGGCGAGCCCACCCCCATCACCCATGCCGTGAAGTTCTACGAGAAGGGCGACGCACCGCTCGAGATCGTCACCAGCCGGCAGTGGTACCTGCGCAACGGCGGGCGCGACGCCCAGCTGCGCCAGGTCATGCTCGAACGGGGGGCCGAGCTCACGTGGCACCCGAGCTGGATGCACCAGCGCTACGAGTCGTGGGTCGAGGGGCTCAACGGCGACTGGCTCATCAGCCGCCAGCGCTTCTTCGGTGTCCCGTTCCCCCTCTGGTACCCGGTGACCGACGACGGCGCCGTCGACCACGACCACCCCATCGTCCCCGACGAGGCGGTCCTGCCGGTCGACCCCTCCACCGACGTGCCCCCGGGCTACGCCGAGGGCCAGCGGGGCCAGCCCGGGGGCTTCGTGGGCGACCCCGACATCATGGACACCTGGGCCACCTCGTCGCTCACCCCCCAGATCGCCACCGGCTGGATCGACGACCCTGACCTCTTCGAGCGCACGTTCCCGATGGACATGCGCCCCCAGGGCCCCGACATCATCAGGACCTGGCTCTTCTCCAGCGTGCTGCGCGCACACCTCGAGCACAACGCCCTGGCGTGGTCCGACGCCTCCCTCAACGGCTGGATCCTCGACCCCGACCGCAAGAAGATGTCGAAGTCGAAGGGCAACGTGGTCACCCCCGCCGACGTGCTCGAGCGCCACGGCTCGGACGCCGTGCGCTACTGGGCCGCCAGCGCCCGCCCGGGGACCGACACCGCGCTCGACGAGGGGCAGATGAAGGTGGGGCGCCGGCTCGCCATCAAGGTCCTCAACGCCTCCAAGTTCGTGCTCGGGCTCGAGGGCGAGGGCGGTCCGCCCGACGAGGGCGCGCCCGTCACCGAGGCGCTCGACCAGGCGGTCCTCGTCCGCCTCGCCGACCTCGTCGATGATGCCACCGCCGCCTTCGAGTCCTACGACTACGCCCGGGCGCTCGAGCGCACCGAGACCTTCTTCTGGTCGTTCTGCGACGACGTCCTCGAGCTGGTCAAGGGCCGCGCCTACGGCAGCCTTGGCGACGGTCCGGCAGCGTCGGCCCAGCGGGCGCTGCGCCTGGCGCTCTCCACTCAGCTGCGCCTGCTGGCGCCGTTCCTCCCCTTCGTGACCGAGGAGGTGTGGTCGTGGTGGCGCGAGGGCTCGGTCCACGCCACCTCCTGGCCCGACGCCGCCGAGCTCCGGGCGCTCGCCGGCGACGGCGACCCCCTCGTGGTCGAGGTCGCCGCCGCCGCCCTCGGTGAGGTCCGCAAGGCCAAGACCGAGGCCAAGCGGTCGCTGCGGACCGACGTGACGAGCGCCGTCGTGACCGACGCCCCCGAGCGCATCGCCGCCCTCCGCCGTGCCGAGGCCGACGTCCGCGAGGCAGGCCGCATCGCCGACCTTTCGATGGTGGAAGGCGACACCGCAGGCGTCGAGGTCACGCTGGTCCCGGAGGCCGAGGCCGGCTGA
- a CDS encoding mechanosensitive ion channel family protein, with the protein MHPPVVTSAAADLVDLPLGLLRAATEVEQAVCGEPGGAACVWVLRQSESEWLARGVDFLLARPLKIAIILVLALVVSHLVQRGVQRFTSKLEASATRALARPQAGGATPFMLSAPLNARSRQRAETLGVVLRSITKAVIGIIAALLVLGEVGLNLGPLIAGAGIVGIALGFGSQTLVRDFLAGIFLLIEDQFGVGDIVDLGDATGTVEAVTLRITRIRDVEGTVWHVPNGEIHRVANFSQEWSRALLDIEVAYDTDLGRAEAVIKRVADEVWRSDRFPGSILEEPEVWGVQTLGADGIVIRLVVKTKPADQWKVLRALRREIKDAFDAEGIEIPFPQRTVWVRGGPAPDDDVAPSEPTLEGSEG; encoded by the coding sequence ATGCACCCCCCGGTCGTGACCTCCGCCGCCGCGGACCTCGTCGACCTCCCACTCGGCCTGCTGCGGGCCGCCACCGAGGTTGAGCAGGCGGTCTGCGGCGAGCCCGGCGGGGCGGCGTGCGTGTGGGTGCTGCGCCAGTCCGAGAGCGAGTGGCTCGCCCGAGGCGTCGACTTCCTGCTGGCCCGTCCGCTCAAGATCGCCATCATCCTCGTCCTCGCCCTGGTGGTCAGCCACCTCGTGCAGCGGGGTGTCCAGCGCTTCACGTCCAAGCTCGAGGCCTCGGCCACCCGCGCCCTGGCCCGGCCACAGGCCGGCGGGGCGACGCCGTTCATGCTCTCGGCCCCGCTCAACGCCAGGAGCAGGCAGCGGGCCGAGACCCTTGGTGTGGTGCTGCGCAGCATCACCAAGGCGGTCATCGGCATCATCGCCGCCCTCCTTGTCCTCGGCGAGGTCGGCCTCAACCTCGGGCCGCTCATCGCCGGCGCCGGGATCGTGGGCATCGCCCTCGGCTTCGGCTCCCAGACCCTCGTGCGTGACTTCCTCGCCGGCATCTTCCTGCTGATCGAGGACCAGTTCGGGGTGGGCGACATCGTCGACCTGGGTGACGCCACCGGCACCGTGGAGGCCGTCACCCTGCGGATCACACGGATCCGCGACGTGGAGGGGACGGTGTGGCACGTCCCCAACGGCGAGATCCACCGGGTCGCCAACTTCTCCCAGGAGTGGTCCCGCGCCCTGCTCGACATCGAAGTCGCCTACGACACCGATCTCGGTCGGGCGGAGGCGGTGATCAAGCGGGTGGCCGACGAGGTGTGGCGCTCCGACCGCTTCCCCGGCTCGATCCTCGAGGAGCCCGAGGTATGGGGTGTTCAGACCCTCGGCGCCGACGGCATCGTGATCCGGCTGGTGGTCAAGACCAAGCCCGCCGACCAGTGGAAGGTCCTGCGGGCGCTGCGGCGCGAGATCAAGGACGCCTTCGATGCCGAGGGGATCGAGATCCCCTTCCCCCAGCGGACCGTCTGGGTCCGTGGCGGGCCGGCGCCCGACGATGACGTGGCGCCCAGCGAGCCCACCCTGGAGGGGTCGGAGGGCTAG